A genomic segment from Salvia splendens isolate huo1 chromosome 13, SspV2, whole genome shotgun sequence encodes:
- the LOC121762045 gene encoding LOW QUALITY PROTEIN: uncharacterized protein LOC121762045 (The sequence of the model RefSeq protein was modified relative to this genomic sequence to represent the inferred CDS: substituted 2 bases at 2 genomic stop codons), whose amino-acid sequence MPEFESSNRVMVVVDSSHETQGALEWLLSHTAQNHGMIILLHVANATKGTXXLIPLHYHLLQATKHMCQLRRPEVHVDIIIRQGKEKGVVIVEAAEQLRVSLLILGRRNEPFWHLWIWMRKATQSNVVDYCIQNANCMTVAVRKSKKCGGYLITTKHHNNFWLLA is encoded by the exons ATGCCAGAGTTCGAATCCAGCAACAGAGTCATGGTTGTGGTTGATTCTAGCCACGAAACGCAAGGTGCTCTCGAATGGCTGCTTTCACACACGGCTCAAAACCACGGTATGATCATCCTCTTACATGTTGCCAATGCCACCAAAGGTACTTAATAGTTAATTCCCCTGCACT ATCATCTACTTCAAGCCACAAAACATATGTGCCAACTAAGAAGACCCGAGGTGCACGTTGATATTATCATTCGACAAGGAAAGGAGAAGGGAGTGGTAATTGTTGAAGCAGCGGAACAATTGAGGGTCTCATTGCTCATTTTGGGACGACGAAACGAGCCATTTTGGCACCTGTGGATTTGGATGAGAAAGGCAACTCAGAGCAATGTAGTAGATTATTGCATCCAAAATGCTAATTGCATGACAGTTGCAGTGAGGAAAAGCAAGAAATGTGGTGGATATCTAATTACCACAAAGCATCACAACAACTTTTGGCTTCTTGCTTAA
- the LOC121760120 gene encoding hexosyltransferase GAUT11-like produces the protein MRRRATDFRRPVRRRFSCWIWVLLVLFLIAGFGLFVFQHNHRDVDRVEQPVLEINPRIDRAVHENRNFTEEILSARSYARQLAEQMTLAKAYVIIAKEHNNLHLAWELSTKIRSCQLLLSKAAKREDPITPEEAEPIIKSLSSLIFKAQDAHYDVATTIMTMKSHIQALEERANAATVQSTVFGELAAESIPKNLQCIDIKLTSNWLQDKSIEELANERRNSPRLVDNNLYHFCIFSDNLLAVSVVVNSTISNAEHPKQLVFHIVTNGVKYGAMQAWFLGNDFKGAAIEVQAIEDFTWLNASYSPVVKQLLDADQRKYFFESLPDVSAEHKFRNPKYLSLLNHLRFYIPEIYPQLEKVVFLDDDVVVQKDLTPLFSLDLHGNMNGAVETCLEAFHRYYRYLNFSNPLISAKFDPQACGWAFGMNVFDLVGWRKENVTAKYHYWQERNIDRSLWKLGTLPPGLLALYGLTEPLDRRWHVLGLGYDMNIDNRLIETAAVVHFNGNMKPWLKLSIGRYKTLWEQYLNQSHQYLQECVTS, from the exons ATGCGCCGTCGGGCGACCGACTTTCGGCGCCCGGTTAGGAGGAGGTTTTCGTGCTGGATCTGGGTGCTGCTTGTCTTGTTCTTGATTGCAGGTTttggattgtttgtttttcagCATAATCACCGAGATGTGGATCGTGTGGAACAACCTGTTTTG GAGATAAACCCACGAATTGACAGGGCTGTTCATGAGAACAGAAATTTTACAGAAGAAATATTGAGTGCGAGATCATATGCCAGACAATTAGCCGAGCAAATGACCCTTGCCAAAGCTTATGTTATTATTGCAAAGGAACATAATAATCTCCACCTTGCGTGGGAACTCAGTACAAAAATACGAAGTTGCCAGTTGTTGCTCTCCAAGGCTGCAAAGAGAGAGGACCCCATAACTCCAGAAGAAGCTGAACCGATTATTAAAAGTTTGTCGTCTCTTATTTTCAAGGCACAAGATGCCCACTATGATGTTGCAACCACAATAATGACAATGAAATCCCACATTCAAGCACTTGAAGAGCGTGCTAATGCAGCTACTGTTCAGAGCACCGTGTTTGGAGAATTGGCGGCCGAATCAATACCCAAGAACCTTCAGTGCATCGATATCAAACTCACATCCAACTGGCTTCAGGACAAGTCGATAGAGGAGCTTGCAAATGAGAGGAGGAACTCTCCCCGGCTAGTGGACAATAACCTTTACCATTTCTGTATATTCTCCGATAACCTTCTGGCTGTTTCAGTTGTTGTCAATTCCACCATTTCAAATGCTGAACACCCGAAGCAGCTTGTATTCCATATTGTCACGAATGGGGTAAAGTATGGGGCAATGCAGGCTTGGTTCCTTGGTAATGATTTTAAAGGTGCTGCCATAGAAGTCCAAGCTATCGAAGATTTCACTTGGCTGAATGCTTCGTACTCGCCTGTTGTAAAACAACTACTTGATGCAGACCAGCGGAAATACTTCTTTGAGAGTTTGCCAGACGTCAGCGCTGAACACAAGTTCCGTAACCCAAAGTACCTCTCTCTGTTGAACCATCTCCGTTTCTACATCCCAGAGATTTATCCTCAGCTGGAGAAGGTAGTCTTTCTTGACGATGATGTTGTAGTTCAGAAGGATCTGACGCCTCTCTTCTCACTTGACTTGCATGGGAATATGAACGGTGCTGTCGAGACATGCCTGGAAGCCTTCCACCGATACTACAGATATCTCAATTTCTCGAATCCACTTATCAGCGCCAAATTCGATCCTCAGGCCTGTGGATGGGCGTTTGGCATGAACGTTTTCGACTTGGTTGGTTGGAGAAAAGAGAATGTGACAGCAAAATACCATTACTGGCAGGAGAGGAACATCGATAGGTCACTTTGGAAGCTCGGCACTCTCCCTCCTGGGCTGCTGGCTTTATATGGATTGACCGAGCCACTTGACCGGAGATGGCATGTGTTGGGGCTAGGCTACGATATGAATATTGATAACCGGTTAATAGAGACTGCAGCCGTCGTTCACTTTAACGGGAACATGAAGCCCTGGCTGAAGCTGAGTATAGGCAGGTATAAGACTCTGTGGGAACAGTATTTGAATCAGAGCCACCAATATCTGCAGGAGTGTGTCACAAGTTGA